In the Telopea speciosissima isolate NSW1024214 ecotype Mountain lineage chromosome 2, Tspe_v1, whole genome shotgun sequence genome, one interval contains:
- the LOC122651562 gene encoding aromatic aminotransferase ISS1-like produces the protein MGTFAKLATRSLETDEPVMVQIQKLLRGVKDAISLAQGVVYWKPPKQALEKVEKIVLEHSTSRYGADEGLPELREALVKKIRQENQLNKSSVMVTAGANQAFVNLVLTLCDAGDSVVMFAPYYFNAYMAFQMTGVTNILVGPGNPKTLYPDADWLEKILSETKPVPKVVTVVNPGNPSGTYIPEPLLKRISDLCESAGSWLIVDNTYEYFMYDGLKHSCVEDNHIVNVFSFSKAYGMMGWRVGYIAYPSEVKGLESQLLKVQDTIPICASIISQRLALYSLEVGPEWVRDQVKDLIKNRELILEALTPLGEDAVKGGQGAIYLWARLPDKCSDDFEVVRWLARKHGVVVIPGSASGGPGYIRISFGGVIEADCKAAAGRLRKGLEELVREGMVE, from the exons ATGGGCACGTTTGCGAAGCTTGCGACGAGGTCTCTGGAGACGGATGAGCCGGTCATGGTTCAG ATACAAAAATTACTTCGGGGTGTCAAAGATGCAATTTCCTTGGCTCAG GGGGTAGTTTATTGGAAACCGCCAAAACAGGCTCTGGAAAAGGTCGAAAAAATTGTTTTGGAGCATTCAACCAGTCGTTATGGTGCTGATGAGGGTCTTCCAGAGCTCAGGGAGGCATTGGTTAAAAAG ATACGTCAAGAGAATCAATTGAACAAATCCTCAGTCATGGTTACTGCTGGTGCAAACCAG GCATTTGTCAATCTTGTTCTTACACTCTGTGATGCTGGGGATTCAGTTGTAATGTTTGCACCATACTACTTCAATGCCTATATGGCTTTCCAGATGACTGGCGTCACCAACATTCTGGTGGGCCCTGGTAATCCGAAGACACTTTATCCAGATGCAG ACTGGTTAGAGAAGATTCTGTCAGAAACCAAACCAGTGCCAAAGGTCGTCACAGTTGTAAATCCAGGCAATCCATCTGGGACCTACATTCCTGAGCCTCTTCTCAAG AGAATTTCAGATCTTTGCGAAAGTGCTGGCTCTTGGCTCATTGTAGATAATACATATGA GTATTTTATGTATGATGGGTTGAAGCATTCGTGTGTGGAGGATAATCACATAGTCAATGTCTTTTCCTTTTCAAAAGCTTATGGTATGATGGGATGGCGAGTTGGATAT ATAGCGTATCCATCGGAAGTGAAGGGTCTTGAATCTCAGCTCCTCAAGGTTCAAGACACCATACCCATTTGTGCATCTATAATCTCACAGCGGCTTGCTCTGTATTCACTAGAAGTTGGACCTGAGTGGGTCAGAGATCAAGTGAAGGACCTCATTAAGAACAGAGAACTCATCTTGGAGGCACTCACACCCCTTGGAGAGGATGCAGTAAAAGGTGGGCAAGGTGCAATCTACCTTTGGGCTAGACTTCCAGATAAGTGTTCTGATGACTTTGAGGTTGTACGGTGGCTTGCACGGAAGCATGGGGTGGTTGTAATCCCTGGAAGTGCAAGCGGGGGGCCAGGATATATCCGGATCTCCTTCGGAGGCGTTATTGAGGCTGACTGTAAAGCTGCTGCGGGGAGACTACGAAAGGGGTTAGAAGAGCTGGTGAGAGAGGGGATGGTGGAGTAG
- the LOC122651083 gene encoding uncharacterized protein LOC122651083: MTVGNRFIRKHLRYAPLSIGICVTISSSLQPPLWNPPPPSVYKLNCDASIIKDKQLGGLGFLIRDHLGACKIVAVSNPIACDNVLIDKAMAIKEGLLEAISEGAYSLIVESDNMEVILFLKSCNSRPTLQVRSIINDFRHLQSLFDNCIFQFIPRAASFVADALARRALSLTSKMV, translated from the coding sequence ATGACTGTGGGAAACAGATTTATAAGGAAACATCTTCGTTATGCTCCTTTATCTATTGGTATTTGTGTTACGATCTCGTCTTCATTACAGCCTCCCTTATGGAACCCACCACCTCCTTCAGTTTACAAACTTAATTGTGATGCCTCAATAATTAAGGATAAGCAACTTGGAGGGTTGGGATTTCTCATCAGAGATCACTTGGGCGCTTGTAAGATTGTTGCTGTCTCCAATCCGATTGCTTGCGATAACGTCTTAATCGATAAAGCTATGGCAATCAAGGAAGGATTACTTGAAGCAATCTCTGAAGGAGCTTATAGTTTGATCGTTGAAAGCGATAATATGGAGGTCATCTTGTTCCTGAAATCGTGCAATAGTCGTCCCACTTTGCAAGTTCGTTCCATCATTAATGATTTTCGACATCTTCAATCTTTGTTTGATAACTGTATTTTTCAGTTTATTCCGAGGGCAGCTAGTTTTGTAGCTGATGCTCTTGCCAGGAGGGCCCTATCCTTAACAAGTAAGATGGTTTAG
- the LOC122651086 gene encoding U2 small nuclear ribonucleoprotein B''-like has product MSAAEMKMLRRMYEKTRRDRVIVVVVVSQYGRILDIVALKTPKLRGQAWVAFAEVTVASNAVRQMQNFPFNDKPMRIQYAKAMSDCIARQMPGKQQGLAGIAFVEFEDDVQSSIAMQALQGFKITPQNPMAINIMPRNN; this is encoded by the exons atgagtgcagcggagatgaagatgttgaggcGGATGTATGaaaagaccaggagagataga gttattgttgttgttgttgtctctCAGTATGGAAGGATTTTGGATATTGTTGCGTTGAAGACACCAAAGCTTCGAGGTCAAGCATGGGTTGCATTTGCTGAAGTTACAGTTGCTAGTAATGCAGTGCGTCAAATGCAAAACTTTCCATTTAATGACAAGCCCATGCGGATACAATATGCAAAAGCAATGTCAGATTGCATTGCAAGGCAGATGCCTGGG AAGCAGCAAGGCCTAGCTGGTATTGCTTTTGTAGAGTTTGAAGATGATGTGCAGTCGTCGATTGCCATGCAGGCCCTTCAGGGCTTCAAGATTACTCCCCAAAACCCCATGGCCATCAATATTATGCCGAGAAATAATTAA
- the LOC122651567 gene encoding vesicle transport protein GOT1-like, with amino-acid sequence MVSFEMNDRKKIGLGLTGFGIFFSFLGIIFFFDKGFLAMGNVLFLSGLLLTIGLKSTMQFFMKRQNYKGTISFGSGFFFVLVGWPILGMMFETYGFLVLFSGFWPTLAVFLQRIPILGWVFQQPFVTSFFDRYRTRRVPV; translated from the exons ATGGTTTCATTCGAGATGAACGACCGAAAAA AGATTGGGCTAGGATTGACAGGGTTTggcatatttttctcatttttgggaattatcttcttctttgacAAGGGATTTCTTGCCATGGGTAAT GTACTCTTCTTATCAGGGTTGCTGTTAACTATTGGACTGAAGTCCACCATGCAGTTCTTCATGAAACGCCAGAACTACAAG GGTACAATCTCATTTGGTTCTGGCTTCTTCTTCGTCCTTGTTGGGTGGCCTATCCTAGGCATGATGTTTGAAACATATGGGTTCCTTGTACTCTTCAG TGGTTTCTGGCCTACGCTGGCAGTTTTCCTTCAAAGGataccaattcttggttgggtGTTCCAACAACCATTTGTGACTTCG TTCTTCGATAGGTACAGGACTAGACGGGTACCTGTATGA